In Chaetodon trifascialis isolate fChaTrf1 chromosome 6, fChaTrf1.hap1, whole genome shotgun sequence, one DNA window encodes the following:
- the LOC139332767 gene encoding zinc finger protein 391-like translates to MSSIEYFSEFVNERLTAVAEEIFRVFKKTIFAYEEELSRQRKLLNTVWTPEIKLHRIELPQQHVCKTEEEEEEEVLCDQQRNTSVDQEEPEPPQIKEEEEEVCTSQEGEQLVLKQETEDFMLTPAYEESDHSDPEPRNDHQLLSNSSQIQDQRGGEHGHSGSTDAEPKPTGSGSDSNEIHCNAPRGKKSFKCDTCGKDNKTKSKLDIHMRMHTGEKPYTCSTCGKKFNQISVLNSHIRIHTGEKPYPCKTCGKCFRCTSGLWAHKRTHSSKRPYLCNTCGKGFGDTSTLKRHIVSHTGERPYSCKTCGKKFTRSSVLKIHLRVHTGERPYLCKTCGESFRVLSGLKRHMKIHTDEKPYSCETCGKGFRFGSDLTVHMRVHTGEKPYLCKTCGKYFMSTSALSIHMRRTHTDERLITCKTLEVFQI, encoded by the exons ATGTCTTCAATTGAGTATTTTAGCGAGTTTGTCAACGAGCGGCTGACTGCTGTTGCAGAGGAAATATTCAGAGTTTTCAAGAAAACTATCTTCGCATATGAGGAAGAGCTCAGTCGACAGCGCAAACTGCTGAATACAGTCTGGACTCCTGAAATAAAGCTGCACAGGATAG agctcccacagcaacatgtctgtaagacggaggaagaggaggaggaggaggttctCTGTGACCAGCAGAGGAACACCAGTGTGGACCAAGAGGAGCCAGAACCTCCTCagatcaaagaggaagaggaggaagtctGCACcagtcaggagggagagcagcttgtACTGAAGCAGGAGACTGAAGACTTTATGTTGACTCCTGCTTATGAGGAAAGTGACCACAGTGACCCAGAACCAAGAAATGACCACCAGCTTCTCTCTAACAGCTCTCAGATCCAAGATCAGAGAGGGGGCGAGCATGGACACTCAGGGTCAACAGATGCAGAGCCAAAGCCAACGGGAAGCGGAAGTGACAGTAATGAGATTCACTGTAATGCTCCGAGAGGTAAAAAGTCTTTCAAATGTGACACATGTGGGAAAGATAATAAGACTAAATCTAAATTAGATATTCACATGAGAATGCACACCGGTGAGAAACCATATACTTGCAGCACCTGTGGGAAAAAATTCAATCAGATATCAGTATTGAACAGTCATATcagaatccacacaggtgagaagccatATCCTTGCAAAACATGCGGCAAATGTTTCAGATGCACCAGTGGCTTGTGGGCCCACAAGAGAACCCACTCAAGTAAGAGGCCGTACCTTTGCAACACCTGTGGGAAAGGATTTGGTGACACTTCTACATTGAAAAGGCATATTGTAAGCCATACAGGTGAGAGACCATATTCTTGCAAAACATGTGGGAAAAAATTCACACGTAGTAGTGTCTTGAAAATCCACCTGAGagtccacacaggtgagaggcCGTACCTCTGCAAGACCTGCGGGGAAAGTTTCAGAGTCTTGTCAGGATTGAAAAGACATATGAAAATCCACACCGATGAGAAGCCCTATTCTTGCGAAACATGTGGAAAAGGTTTCCGATTTGGCAGCGACTTGACAGTCCACATGAGagtccacacaggagagaagccGTACCTTTGCAAGACATGTGGGAAATATTTCATGTCGACGAGTGCCTTGTCGATCCACATGAGAAGAACCCACACAGATGAAAGGCTAATTACTTGCAAAACATTGGAGGTTTTTCAGATTTAA
- the letm2 gene encoding LETM1 domain-containing protein LETM2, mitochondrial, which produces MAVFSHQVLLAVTRSRGSYLLSKRHSCSSLSSKAYLHIDPPRHVSSLLTLRHSRYGYPHCYRGHALSRGHNSALLARSLHSSGVWLQDIKQEDSKASSAATQDATPGAKTDSVTAAPQSQPPSTPTPTSTTTATTAAAAPPVQERAVLKKALYQRIVDELKHYYNGFRLLGIDIKIAGRMVWRLLHGQLLTRRERRRLMRTCADLFRLVPFMVFIIVPFMEFLLPVFLKLFPEMLPSTFETESKKEEKQKKGLAAKLELAKFLQETIAEMARRNKAKAQTEDETQRFSTYVQKVRGTGEQPTTKDIVRFSKLFEDELTLEHLERPQLVALCKLLELQPIGTNNLLRFQLMMQLRTIKSDDEMIAAEGVAAMSVSELQAACRSRGMRSLGLTTDQLRLQLQQWLDLHLKENVPPSLLLLSRAMYLTDLKPKPPVIPPVPKLEKATPPPVENTGANPTSASTDMLADPALIIKDRPVEEMRDKAPVVSDKPLTPAEVLQAKAATEVSQKSKMSANGV; this is translated from the exons GGGGTCGTATTTATTGTCCAAGAGgcacagctgctcctctctgtcttccaaAGCCTATCTCCACATAGACCCTCCCCGCCACGTCTCGTCCTTGCTCACTCTCAGGCACTCCCGCTATGGCTATCCCCACTGTTACCGAGGCCACGCTCTCAGTCGTGGCCATAACTCCGCCCTGCTCGCCCGCTCACTACACAGCTCAGGTGTTTGGCTCCAAGACATAAAGCAGGAGGACTCTAAGGCCTCATCAGCTGCTACCCAGGATGCTACTCCAGGAGCAAAAACAGACTCTGTGACTGCTGCACCCCAGTCCCAACCTCCATCAACTCCCACTCCGACGTCCACCACCACTGCCACCACAGCGGCTGCCGCCCCTCCGGTGCAGGAGAGGGCAGTCTTGAAAAAGGCTCTGTATCAGAGAATTGTGGATGAGTTGAAGCATTACTACAATGGCTTCCGGTTACTTGGCATTGACATCAAAATAGCAGGCAGGATGGTGTGGAGACTGCTGCATGGACAACTGCTCACacgcagggagaggagaagg CTGATGAGGACCTGCGCTGACCTGTTCCGTCTGGTGCCCTTCATGGTGTTCATCATCGTTCCTTTCATGGAGTTCCTTCTTCCAGTCTTCCTCAAACTCTTCCCAGAGATGTTGCCCTCCACCTTTGAGACAGAGTCCAAAAAG gaggagaagcagaagaaggGTCTGGCAGCTAAGCTTGAACTGGCCAAGTTCCTCCAGGAGACCATCGCTGAGATGGCTCGAAGGAACAAAGCCAAAGCTCAGACAGAAGATGAGACGCAGCGCTTTTCCACATACGTTCAGAAG GTTCGAGGCACAGGTGAACAGCCCACGACCAAGGACATCGTTCGCTTTTCAAAGTTATTTGAGGATGAGCTGACGCTGGAGCACCTGGAGCGCCCCCAGCTGGTGGCTCTGTGTAAACTGTTGGAGCTTCAGCCCATCGGCACAAACAACTTGCTGCGTTTTCAGCTGATGATGCAGCTCAGAACCATCAAGTCAGACGATGAG ATGATTGCAGCAGAGGGTGTAGCAGCCATGAGCGTGTCAGAACTACAGGCAGCGTGTCGTAGTCGAGGAATGAGGTCTCTGGGTCTCACCACTGACCAGCTacgtctgcagctgcagcag TGGCTGGACCTGCACCTGAAGGAGAACgttcctccatcactgctgctgctctccaggGCCATGTATCTGACTGACCTCAAACCAAAACCCCCCGTCATCCCACCGGTGCCCAAACTAGAG AAAGCTACTCCTCCTCCAGTGGAGAATACAGGGGCAAACCCAACCTCAGCCAGTACAGACATGTTGGCAGACCCTGCTCTCATCATTAAAGACCGACCG gtggaggagatgagagacaAAGCTCCCGTGGTGTCAGACAAACCTCTGACTCCTGCTGAAGTCCTTCAG GCTAAAGCAGCAACAGAGGTGTCCCAGAAGAGCAAGATGAGTGCCAACGGTgtgtaa